One segment of Methylotuvimicrobium sp. KM2 DNA contains the following:
- the tusD gene encoding sulfurtransferase complex subunit TusD, protein MKFAIQINSGPTESSGAYYAYRFVCSVLAEGHSVFRIFFYQEGIYHAFNYAMPPADELNFPKLWSALAKQYAIDLVVCISAAQRRGLLHSDEASQVGKQDDDLAGGFRISGLGQWVEATLEADRCIVFG, encoded by the coding sequence ATGAAATTCGCCATTCAAATCAATAGTGGCCCCACTGAATCAAGCGGCGCCTATTATGCTTACCGATTCGTTTGCTCAGTATTGGCCGAAGGGCACTCGGTATTTCGCATATTCTTTTATCAGGAAGGAATTTATCATGCCTTCAATTATGCAATGCCTCCAGCTGATGAGCTTAATTTTCCGAAACTGTGGAGTGCGTTGGCAAAACAATATGCAATCGATCTGGTAGTTTGCATTTCCGCTGCGCAAAGGCGTGGATTGCTTCATTCCGACGAAGCTAGTCAAGTCGGTAAACAGGATGATGATTTAGCTGGCGGTTTTCGGATTTCCGGTTTAGGGCAATGGGTCGAAGCTACCCTCGAAGCCGACCGTTGCATCGTATTCGGGTAG
- the tusC gene encoding sulfurtransferase complex subunit TusC — MHKKFLFVLRKPPFTGVSMQETLDSVLTIAAFDQSVSLLLLDDGVFQLKKNQQPERFGMKDTAAVFGALEIYDIHDIRTEVESLQERGLKPGDLSLPVREIYRKEVAAYMKEFDVVFAG; from the coding sequence ATGCATAAGAAATTTCTGTTTGTCTTGCGTAAACCTCCTTTCACTGGTGTTTCGATGCAGGAGACATTGGATAGCGTATTGACGATCGCGGCATTCGATCAGTCGGTTAGTCTGTTGTTGCTGGACGACGGTGTATTTCAACTGAAGAAAAATCAGCAGCCGGAGCGTTTCGGCATGAAGGATACCGCGGCAGTATTTGGTGCGTTGGAGATTTACGATATTCACGACATCCGTACCGAAGTCGAGTCGTTGCAGGAGCGCGGCTTGAAGCCGGGGGATTTAAGTTTGCCGGTGCGGGAGATTTATCGCAAAGAAGTTGCCGCGTATATGAAGGAATTCGATGTGGTTTTTGCCGGCTAA